In the Leptospira sp. WS4.C2 genome, one interval contains:
- a CDS encoding Fur family transcriptional regulator: protein MDLSYQKTKELLESHGIRPTSQRLEMAHLLLERHQHLFAEEVFHLVNSHFPHASRATIFNNLKLFAEKGMLGTLELKSGVTHFDSNIGPHHHALNEETGEITDVEMDEELETKVLDELKESYFKKTGKKLENVKLVITLRGK, encoded by the coding sequence ATGGATTTAAGTTACCAAAAAACAAAGGAACTCCTGGAATCACATGGGATCCGACCGACTTCACAAAGATTGGAAATGGCTCACCTCCTTCTGGAACGCCACCAACACCTCTTTGCGGAAGAAGTATTTCATTTGGTCAATTCCCATTTCCCCCACGCATCGAGGGCGACCATTTTCAATAACCTCAAACTCTTTGCAGAAAAGGGAATGCTCGGAACTTTGGAATTAAAAAGTGGTGTGACTCATTTCGATTCGAACATAGGCCCCCACCATCACGCTCTGAATGAAGAGACAGGCGAGATCACAGATGTGGAAATGGATGAAGAACTAGAAACGAAAGTTCTAGATGAACTAAAAGAAAGTTACTTTAAAAAAACAGGAAAGAAATTAGAGAACGTAAAGCTTGTGATTACACTTAGAGGAAAATAA
- a CDS encoding ketopantoate reductase family protein, which translates to MSIMYPSIAISGIGSVTATIVHALYQNAVPFQILCRNENRFQSLTNSPIEFRGPNGKKVKIDLKNHLTKIQDNKDKFDYIFIGCKNQNLKDYLEETKPLLGPNGKWILIQNGIPELNLASYKNLILGGVVGWNTQTLPNGMYYQSNLGSLILGDISGIKPDPIWEEILAPYIPVVLTDKLEGYRWHKLAINSIINGLAASKQMSLGGLFLNRIFRGEALETLTEIKLLMNQLKIEEQVVPGSFPIQKLGGGPGALPKWIRHLILIILGLKYFRIRTSMVQDLDHERKTEIDFINGEVVKVAKELQIPVPKNEGIVSKVKELERRQQT; encoded by the coding sequence ATGTCAATCATGTATCCTTCCATTGCCATTAGTGGGATTGGTTCTGTAACTGCAACCATCGTTCATGCACTTTACCAAAATGCAGTGCCCTTCCAAATCCTTTGTCGCAACGAAAACAGATTCCAATCTTTAACAAATTCCCCTATTGAATTCCGAGGACCAAATGGAAAAAAAGTTAAGATAGATCTAAAAAACCATCTAACAAAGATTCAAGATAACAAAGATAAATTTGATTATATTTTTATTGGATGCAAAAATCAAAATCTCAAAGATTATTTGGAGGAAACGAAACCTCTTCTGGGACCCAATGGAAAATGGATTTTAATCCAAAACGGAATTCCTGAGTTAAATTTAGCCTCTTACAAAAATCTGATTCTCGGTGGAGTTGTCGGTTGGAATACCCAAACCCTTCCCAATGGAATGTATTACCAATCAAATTTAGGTAGTCTTATCTTGGGTGATATTTCAGGAATAAAACCAGATCCCATATGGGAGGAGATCCTAGCACCTTACATACCAGTGGTTCTGACTGACAAACTAGAAGGATATCGGTGGCATAAACTAGCAATCAACTCCATCATCAATGGTTTAGCGGCATCAAAACAAATGAGTTTAGGTGGACTTTTTCTAAATCGAATCTTTAGAGGTGAGGCATTAGAGACATTAACAGAAATCAAACTGCTGATGAACCAATTAAAAATCGAAGAACAAGTTGTTCCAGGATCGTTCCCCATACAAAAATTAGGTGGAGGCCCCGGGGCTTTGCCTAAATGGATCCGTCATTTGATTCTTATCATTCTTGGATTGAAATACTTTCGCATTCGAACTTCGATGGTCCAGGATCTCGATCATGAACGAAAGACAGAAATTGATTTTATCAACGGCGAAGTAGTAAAAGTTGCAAAAGAGTTACAGATTCCAGTACCAAAAAATGAAGGAATTGTTTCCAAAGTTAAAGAACTAGAAAGAAGGCAGCAAACCTAA
- a CDS encoding ArsR family transcriptional regulator — MTKELKRKSQEIPKKAGQWTFLSNHAHVLICLSKDSEMRLKDVAILVGITERAVQAIVKDLVDAQILEKSKDGRRNQYIIQTEQKLRHPLEANHSISELLRLGK; from the coding sequence ATGACAAAAGAGCTAAAAAGAAAATCGCAAGAAATTCCGAAAAAAGCAGGTCAATGGACCTTTCTTTCTAACCATGCTCATGTTTTGATTTGTCTGAGTAAGGATAGTGAAATGCGATTAAAAGATGTTGCTATACTTGTTGGTATTACTGAGAGAGCCGTACAAGCCATTGTTAAAGATTTGGTAGATGCGCAAATTTTAGAAAAGAGTAAAGACGGTCGACGTAACCAATACATTATCCAGACGGAACAAAAGTTACGGCATCCTTTGGAAGCCAATCATTCTATTTCTGAGCTGTTGCGGTTGGGAAAATAA
- a CDS encoding motility protein: MKKFLVYSLGAFYIIAGTNHFFSPEFYLEMMPDYLPFHELLNVTSGLAEITLGSLVLYERMRKMASYGIILLLLAIYPANINMLLTALEGKDYGVPIWALYARLPFQFLFIYWAWLVRDFKWSDETN; this comes from the coding sequence ATGAAAAAATTTCTCGTGTATTCTCTCGGGGCATTCTATATCATTGCGGGAACCAACCATTTTTTTTCCCCTGAATTTTATTTGGAAATGATGCCAGATTACCTTCCTTTTCATGAACTTTTAAATGTGACGAGTGGACTTGCCGAAATTACATTGGGTTCCCTTGTCCTTTACGAGCGGATGCGAAAAATGGCTAGCTACGGGATCATCCTACTCTTGCTCGCTATTTACCCTGCTAACATCAATATGTTGTTAACTGCGTTGGAAGGTAAAGATTATGGGGTTCCGATCTGGGCTCTTTATGCAAGATTACCTTTTCAATTTTTATTTATTTATTGGGCATGGCTCGTGAGAGACTTTAAATGGTCAGATGAAACAAACTAA
- a CDS encoding Crp/Fnr family transcriptional regulator has translation MSVEEIKVVNYSKGAAIVVQNSINIGNFFIVRSGRVSVDSEHIVVDHELAYYEAGDSFGLVSALTEHRFLVTLFADTDVELVQIPIRLLGSYLKERKELAMKILGLYSRELRTLQKHLSKANKPSDRDYHPERLVLNARTYLSWEKPNLAAYSLQAFLKWSKENNSTENLTEATELLKSIGSNYKPFVWDSMQGNVEAGEILFVESEKSNEIYVVLEGNVKLFGIVRGIEYVIDVLGPGEIFGEMSLIDNAPRMASAITETKTKILRVTAENLFESVGPSLLQKIFESIARRIWFSHQRLVILRLKTPVIRLYAYLYNSIRDQDIRLGRTLDESLANAHTIYIQMEELCNMCGIIKVKQDTIREFLNDTNLVIEPNRITIKSRKRLEEKLGHYKSKEGQIVA, from the coding sequence GTGTCTGTAGAAGAAATCAAAGTTGTTAATTATTCCAAAGGTGCTGCCATTGTTGTGCAGAATTCCATCAATATAGGGAACTTTTTCATTGTTAGGTCTGGTCGAGTTTCGGTTGATTCCGAACACATCGTGGTTGATCATGAACTCGCTTATTATGAAGCGGGTGATAGCTTTGGACTAGTTTCAGCCCTCACAGAACATCGATTTTTGGTAACATTATTCGCCGATACAGATGTAGAACTAGTTCAAATTCCCATTCGACTTTTGGGATCTTACCTTAAAGAAAGAAAAGAACTGGCCATGAAAATTTTGGGGCTATACTCAAGAGAACTTAGGACCTTACAAAAACATCTTTCGAAAGCAAACAAACCTTCTGATAGGGATTACCATCCAGAACGATTGGTACTCAATGCAAGAACTTACTTGTCATGGGAAAAACCAAATTTAGCCGCATATTCCTTACAGGCTTTTTTGAAATGGTCCAAAGAAAATAATTCTACAGAGAATCTAACAGAAGCTACAGAGCTACTCAAGTCCATAGGTTCTAATTACAAACCTTTTGTCTGGGACAGTATGCAAGGCAATGTAGAGGCTGGTGAGATTCTATTTGTCGAAAGTGAAAAGAGTAACGAAATCTATGTTGTGTTAGAAGGGAATGTAAAGCTATTCGGAATCGTCCGTGGTATTGAATATGTGATCGATGTTTTGGGGCCTGGGGAAATTTTCGGAGAGATGTCTTTGATTGATAACGCTCCGAGAATGGCATCTGCGATTACAGAAACAAAGACCAAAATCCTTCGGGTCACTGCGGAAAATTTGTTTGAATCAGTTGGTCCATCCTTGCTGCAGAAAATCTTTGAGAGTATTGCAAGGCGGATTTGGTTTTCTCACCAAAGGTTGGTAATCCTTCGATTAAAAACTCCTGTGATTCGACTCTATGCTTATTTATACAATTCCATTAGAGACCAAGACATTCGATTGGGAAGAACTTTGGACGAAAGTTTAGCTAATGCTCATACAATTTATATCCAAATGGAAGAGCTCTGTAATATGTGTGGGATTATCAAAGTCAAACAGGACACCATCCGGGAATTTTTGAATGACACAAATCTTGTAATTGAACCTAACCGCATTACGATCAAAAGCCGTAAAAGGTTGGAGGAAAAGTTAGGCCATTATAAATCAAAAGAGGGGCAAATTGTTGCCTAA
- a CDS encoding alkaline phosphatase family protein, which yields MPLKTNKFQKTVVIDVVGLSTCLVGECTPFLKNFLENRNTLLIAPMLPAVTTSTQSTYLTGEWPNKHGIVGNGWYDFEDAEIKFWKQSNHLVESQKIWERAKKVDPNFTCSKMFWWYNMYSSADYSVTPRPQYHADGVKAPDCYSHPPELRDELQKTLGKFPLFHFWGPNANIKSTRWIANATLFVDQKYNPTLTFVYLPHLDYCLQKFGPNLPSIQKELLEIDKVLKQLIEYYQSKDTKIILLSEYGITPVHRPIHINRILREHGLVSVRKERWYELLDPGASRAFAVSDHQISHIYCNDPTVKNQVVKILEKVEGIDLILDKKAQKKYNLDHKRSGDIVVVADSESWFTYYYWLDDKRAPDYARLVDIHRKPGYDPCELFMDPKKPAIKLRAGIKLLRKKLGFRYLMDVIPLDANLVKGSHGSIHKKKEFYPIFSSDRPYPKKDISANKVYDLIWDQMTSKI from the coding sequence ATGCCATTAAAAACAAATAAATTCCAAAAAACAGTGGTCATTGATGTTGTTGGACTTAGCACATGTTTGGTGGGAGAGTGTACTCCCTTTTTGAAAAATTTTTTAGAAAATAGAAATACTCTCCTGATTGCACCTATGCTTCCAGCTGTGACCACGAGTACTCAATCAACTTATCTAACTGGAGAATGGCCAAATAAACATGGAATTGTTGGCAATGGTTGGTATGATTTTGAGGATGCAGAAATAAAATTTTGGAAACAATCCAATCACTTGGTCGAAAGTCAAAAAATATGGGAAAGAGCAAAAAAGGTAGATCCTAACTTTACCTGCTCTAAAATGTTTTGGTGGTACAATATGTACTCGAGTGCTGATTATTCTGTCACACCGAGGCCTCAATACCATGCGGATGGTGTCAAAGCTCCCGATTGTTATTCTCACCCTCCGGAACTTCGCGATGAGTTACAAAAAACACTCGGTAAATTTCCCCTCTTTCACTTTTGGGGACCAAATGCCAATATCAAATCTACACGGTGGATAGCCAATGCAACCCTATTCGTGGATCAAAAATACAATCCTACTTTAACGTTTGTTTATCTTCCTCACTTAGATTATTGTCTTCAAAAGTTTGGACCTAATCTTCCTTCCATTCAAAAGGAACTTCTTGAAATTGACAAAGTTCTTAAACAATTGATAGAGTATTATCAAAGTAAAGATACGAAAATCATTTTGCTTTCTGAATATGGAATCACTCCAGTGCATCGGCCCATCCATATCAATCGAATCCTTCGAGAACACGGATTGGTTTCAGTTCGCAAGGAGAGGTGGTATGAACTCCTAGATCCTGGTGCTTCTCGAGCCTTTGCAGTTTCCGATCATCAAATTTCTCATATTTATTGTAATGATCCAACAGTCAAAAACCAAGTGGTAAAAATTCTAGAAAAAGTAGAGGGAATTGATCTAATTCTCGATAAAAAAGCTCAAAAAAAATACAATCTTGATCATAAACGTTCTGGTGATATCGTTGTAGTCGCCGATTCGGAATCTTGGTTTACTTACTACTACTGGTTAGATGACAAAAGGGCACCAGATTATGCACGTTTGGTGGATATTCACAGAAAACCAGGATATGATCCTTGTGAATTGTTTATGGATCCGAAAAAACCGGCAATCAAATTAAGGGCAGGCATTAAGTTACTCCGCAAAAAACTCGGTTTTCGATACCTGATGGATGTCATTCCGTTGGATGCGAATTTAGTCAAAGGTTCTCATGGTTCCATTCATAAAAAAAAGGAATTTTACCCAATTTTTTCTTCGGACAGGCCATACCCAAAAAAAGATATTTCTGCCAATAAAGTGTACGATTTGATTTGGGACCAAATGACATCTAAGATTTAA
- the eboE gene encoding metabolite traffic protein EboE, giving the protein MKTKYGHLTYCSNIHPGESWADHFLHLKKNLPSIRASVSPDSPMGIGLRIANEASLELIKPNVLAEFQSWLESEGFYVFLINGFPYGGFHETIVKENVYNPDWATNERLEYTIRLFSILSQLLPKGMEGGVSTPPLSYQFFDTTDSERKLRIELATKQIVDVLLVLIEIQKNKGQTLHLDIEPEPDGILGNVKLWVDWFLEDFLPLAVEKIQNQTGFTNEMANHIAKKHIRLCLDVCHSAVSFEDNQAIIRLLSENSIQIGRIQISSALRVKFSNQTTETLDLIASFKEPTYLHQVVVKSANGELHSYPDLPEALLIGAKPSEEWRIHFHVPVFFDSYGLVSSTQKELKELLTIHKNSPITDALEVETYTWGVLPEELQIPMTESIIRELRWVKSILEIESNPKD; this is encoded by the coding sequence ATGAAAACCAAATACGGCCACTTAACCTATTGTTCCAATATTCATCCAGGTGAATCTTGGGCAGACCATTTTTTGCATCTTAAAAAAAATCTTCCCTCGATTCGTGCTAGTGTATCGCCAGACAGTCCTATGGGTATCGGCCTTCGTATAGCGAATGAAGCATCATTGGAATTGATAAAGCCAAACGTTCTTGCTGAGTTTCAATCTTGGTTAGAAAGTGAGGGATTTTATGTTTTTTTAATCAACGGGTTTCCTTACGGAGGATTCCATGAAACTATCGTGAAAGAAAATGTATACAATCCCGATTGGGCTACCAATGAGAGACTGGAATACACCATTCGTTTATTTTCAATTCTTTCTCAATTATTACCTAAGGGTATGGAAGGAGGGGTATCTACTCCGCCGCTCTCGTATCAATTTTTTGATACAACTGATTCCGAGCGTAAACTTAGGATCGAATTGGCCACCAAACAAATAGTAGATGTACTTCTTGTTTTGATCGAAATCCAAAAAAATAAAGGGCAAACCTTACATTTAGATATAGAGCCGGAACCCGATGGGATTTTAGGGAATGTAAAACTTTGGGTGGATTGGTTTTTGGAAGATTTTCTTCCTCTTGCAGTTGAGAAAATTCAAAACCAGACCGGATTTACAAATGAAATGGCCAATCATATTGCCAAAAAACACATTCGACTTTGTTTAGATGTCTGTCATTCGGCAGTTAGTTTTGAAGACAATCAAGCGATCATTAGGTTACTTAGCGAAAATTCAATTCAAATTGGTCGAATTCAAATAAGCTCTGCGTTAAGAGTAAAGTTTTCAAATCAAACCACAGAAACACTGGATTTAATTGCCAGTTTTAAGGAACCAACCTATCTTCATCAAGTAGTAGTTAAATCAGCGAATGGTGAATTACATTCTTATCCCGATTTACCTGAGGCCCTACTGATAGGAGCAAAACCTTCGGAGGAATGGAGGATTCATTTTCATGTGCCAGTTTTTTTTGACTCTTATGGATTAGTATCCTCTACTCAAAAGGAACTAAAAGAACTTTTAACGATACATAAAAATTCCCCCATCACCGATGCTTTGGAAGTGGAAACATATACCTGGGGAGTTTTGCCGGAAGAACTACAAATTCCTATGACTGAATCAATCATTCGTGAATTACGGTGGGTAAAATCCATCTTAGAAATAGAATCAAACCCAAAGGATTGA
- a CDS encoding 3-dehydroquinate synthase: MIEDSLSPLSSEFQVPYRYTVQFTKRIFDPRNSCLSDFLISEQKQGLLKKALVVLDEGLTFHYPNLQTEIKTYFQGLNTIVQLTGDIFVIPGGEKCKNNPKLWETLVDAVDTYGIDRHSYIIVIGGGALLDLVGYVAAVSHRGIRLVRIPTTVLSQNDSGVGVKNGINYKGKKNFLGSFAPPVAVFNDLDFLQSLDDRDWRSGMAEAIKVSLIKDKDFFLWIESNAHALQFRNLEKMSYLIHRCAELHMDHIANGDPFEFGSSRPLDFGHWAAHKLEYLTNFSLRHGEAVAIGMALDTVYSYQNQFLPETDRNRILALLKNLGFIIYHPKLSENQKENLYLGLQEFREHLGGRLTIMLLAGIGEAKEVHEIDLKILTHSVDFLERYI, encoded by the coding sequence ATGATTGAAGATTCTTTATCTCCGCTTTCTTCTGAATTCCAAGTTCCTTATCGTTATACGGTTCAGTTTACCAAGAGGATTTTTGACCCTAGGAATTCTTGTTTAAGTGATTTTTTAATTTCAGAGCAAAAGCAAGGGCTTTTAAAAAAAGCCTTGGTAGTCCTGGATGAGGGACTTACTTTTCACTATCCAAATCTACAGACAGAGATTAAAACTTATTTTCAGGGACTGAACACTATTGTTCAACTAACGGGTGATATCTTTGTTATACCCGGAGGGGAAAAATGTAAAAACAACCCGAAACTTTGGGAAACTTTGGTTGATGCAGTGGATACTTACGGGATCGACCGGCATTCTTATATCATTGTAATTGGAGGAGGAGCTCTCCTTGATTTGGTTGGCTATGTAGCTGCAGTTTCCCACCGGGGCATTCGATTGGTTCGTATACCCACTACAGTGCTCTCTCAAAATGATTCTGGTGTGGGTGTAAAAAATGGAATTAACTACAAAGGAAAAAAAAATTTTCTAGGGAGTTTTGCTCCACCGGTTGCCGTGTTTAACGATTTAGATTTTTTACAAAGTCTGGACGATCGAGATTGGCGTTCTGGGATGGCAGAAGCAATCAAGGTATCTCTTATTAAAGACAAAGATTTTTTTCTTTGGATCGAATCCAATGCCCATGCTTTACAATTTCGAAATTTAGAAAAGATGTCTTATCTCATCCATCGCTGTGCTGAACTTCATATGGATCATATCGCTAATGGAGATCCATTTGAATTTGGATCTTCCCGGCCATTGGATTTTGGTCATTGGGCGGCTCATAAACTAGAATACCTTACAAACTTTTCCCTCCGCCATGGAGAGGCAGTTGCCATTGGAATGGCTTTGGATACAGTATATTCTTATCAAAATCAGTTTTTACCAGAAACGGATAGGAATAGAATTCTCGCACTTTTAAAAAACCTTGGTTTTATAATCTATCATCCAAAGTTGTCAGAGAACCAAAAAGAAAATTTATATTTAGGGTTACAAGAATTTAGGGAACACTTGGGAGGAAGACTCACCATCATGTTGTTAGCTGGTATTGGGGAGGCCAAAGAAGTCCATGAAATCGATCTAAAAATTCTAACACATTCTGTTGATTTTTTGGAAAGGTATATATGA
- the eboC gene encoding UbiA-like protein EboC (EboC, a homolog the polyprenyltransferase UbiA, belongs to system of proteins involved in the trafficking of precursor metabolites to an extracytoplasmic compartment so that the biosynthesis of certain natural products, such as scytonemin, can be completed.) has translation MNVKAYITLLRPANVVTALADILAGMAIVGFVWNDKTPFLLLFSTIGLYGGGVVLNDYFDVSIDTKERPERPIPSGKVSKSSALVFGSLLLGLGIGSAFLYQLLSGWIASSIVVLILTYNRFAKHHSFFGPFFMGLCRGGNLILGMSLVSEIKISEASLSLFPIFYIATITMISRGEVYGGKKTQIAIAGISYLLVFVSLAIFSDRLGNLLLTIPFVILHLVMVLPPLVRAYKNPIGPMIGKAVKMGIITLILLNVSFAASFGFLYIALVILCLLPLSLALAKTFSVT, from the coding sequence ATGAATGTAAAAGCCTATATTACACTTCTCCGACCCGCAAATGTAGTGACAGCACTTGCTGATATTCTTGCTGGTATGGCGATTGTTGGTTTTGTTTGGAATGACAAAACACCTTTCTTACTTCTTTTCTCTACCATTGGGTTGTATGGTGGAGGAGTGGTTCTCAATGACTATTTTGATGTTTCTATTGATACAAAGGAAAGACCAGAACGCCCAATACCCAGCGGCAAGGTATCCAAATCATCTGCTTTGGTTTTTGGAAGTTTACTTTTAGGATTAGGAATCGGTTCTGCTTTTTTATACCAATTACTAAGTGGATGGATTGCCTCTTCCATTGTTGTCCTTATTCTTACTTACAACCGTTTTGCGAAACATCACTCTTTTTTTGGTCCATTTTTTATGGGTCTGTGCCGTGGGGGTAATTTGATTCTTGGAATGAGTTTAGTTTCTGAAATCAAAATTTCGGAAGCCTCACTATCTCTATTTCCAATTTTTTATATAGCGACCATAACAATGATCAGTCGAGGAGAAGTGTATGGTGGGAAAAAAACTCAAATTGCAATTGCTGGAATTTCTTATCTACTTGTATTCGTTTCTTTGGCAATTTTTTCCGATCGCCTGGGAAATTTACTCCTAACTATTCCTTTTGTGATTTTACATTTAGTAATGGTATTACCCCCTCTCGTTCGTGCTTACAAAAATCCGATAGGACCTATGATTGGTAAGGCGGTAAAGATGGGAATCATTACCCTGATTCTACTCAATGTTTCCTTTGCTGCTAGTTTTGGCTTTTTATATATAGCCCTTGTTATTCTTTGTTTATTGCCTCTTTCCTTGGCATTGGCTAAAACTTTTTCTGTTACCTAG
- a CDS encoding TatD family hydrolase translates to MCQNPNDQTNNPSHFESIHPQEELPTHKDLLWEDYQNLIQGMRFFDPHIHMVSRTTDDYQMMAKAGIVAIIEPAFWVGQPRTGLASFKDYYSSLVGWERFRSSQFGIKHYCTMGLNSREANNERLAEEVMEILPLFAYKEGVVGIGEIGFDDQTALEEKYYRLQLELAKKTKLPVQIHTPHRDKKRGTERSMAIALEHGLDPSWVVVDHNNEETVKSVLDQGFWAAFTIYPFTKMGNERMVAVVEKYGSERIMINSSADWGISDPLAIPKTAALMKQRGISSEVIRKVTYQNAIDAFAKSGQIDVTDFETESQPDPNAKFHGNSILRGGQQPVINKNSLLIQ, encoded by the coding sequence ATGTGCCAGAATCCAAACGACCAAACAAATAATCCCTCTCATTTTGAATCGATACATCCGCAAGAAGAACTACCAACTCACAAAGATTTGTTGTGGGAGGATTATCAAAATTTAATCCAAGGTATGCGTTTTTTCGATCCTCATATTCACATGGTATCTAGAACCACTGACGACTATCAGATGATGGCGAAGGCAGGAATTGTTGCGATTATTGAACCTGCCTTTTGGGTGGGACAACCAAGAACCGGGCTTGCCAGTTTTAAGGATTATTATAGTAGTCTTGTTGGTTGGGAACGTTTTAGATCTTCTCAATTCGGAATTAAACATTATTGTACCATGGGATTAAATTCAAGAGAAGCAAATAACGAACGTCTTGCGGAAGAAGTAATGGAAATATTGCCATTGTTTGCTTATAAAGAAGGTGTCGTTGGTATTGGTGAAATTGGATTTGATGACCAAACTGCTTTGGAAGAAAAATACTACCGGCTGCAGTTGGAACTTGCAAAAAAAACAAAGTTACCTGTTCAAATCCATACACCCCATCGCGATAAAAAAAGAGGAACAGAAAGGAGTATGGCCATTGCATTGGAACACGGTCTCGATCCTTCTTGGGTAGTTGTGGACCATAATAACGAAGAAACTGTTAAGTCAGTGTTAGACCAAGGTTTTTGGGCAGCATTTACTATTTATCCTTTTACTAAAATGGGAAATGAAAGGATGGTAGCTGTTGTTGAAAAATATGGTTCAGAAAGGATCATGATCAATTCGAGTGCTGATTGGGGAATCTCGGATCCACTTGCCATTCCCAAAACCGCAGCTCTTATGAAACAAAGAGGGATTTCTTCTGAAGTGATTCGCAAGGTTACTTACCAAAATGCGATTGATGCGTTCGCTAAAAGTGGGCAAATCGATGTGACGGACTTTGAAACAGAGTCCCAACCAGATCCGAATGCTAAATTTCATGGCAACTCCATCCTTCGAGGTGGCCAACAACCGGTTATCAATAAAAATTCTCTGCTAATCCAATAG
- a CDS encoding EboA domain-containing protein: MATVSSNLTQFLFEQTTKNEREWLEGMVQSTELDLMTAFVAAPRFLSKKNISYDSKSKGNLIPHLPGFQVDNWNLIRLARVWLLLHLDTEPKELFIKNIETLFDTAELNELVALYSALPLLSYPLEWLPRATDAVRSNMGFVFDAIALLNPYPELYFPELSWNQLVLKTIFNGKPIHLICGVDRRKNRELAVAVYDFISERSAAGRKVPLQIWRLMGDFLDVSSFEKISVLFSSENKEEREVAALVCSESKDPKFRSLLSKFPDLELSIQKGELDWSKLESIPE; encoded by the coding sequence ATGGCAACAGTTTCATCAAATTTGACTCAATTCCTTTTTGAACAAACCACAAAGAACGAACGTGAATGGTTAGAAGGTATGGTCCAATCGACTGAATTGGATCTTATGACAGCGTTTGTTGCAGCACCACGTTTTTTATCCAAAAAAAATATTTCTTATGACTCGAAATCTAAGGGGAATTTGATTCCCCATTTACCGGGGTTTCAAGTGGACAATTGGAATTTAATTCGTTTAGCGCGAGTTTGGTTGCTTTTGCATTTGGATACAGAGCCAAAAGAACTATTCATTAAAAATATCGAAACATTATTTGATACAGCAGAATTAAATGAATTAGTTGCCTTATACTCTGCTTTACCACTCCTGTCCTATCCTTTAGAATGGCTGCCGCGAGCTACTGATGCCGTGAGATCCAATATGGGATTTGTATTTGATGCCATTGCCCTCTTAAATCCTTACCCAGAACTTTATTTTCCAGAACTATCATGGAACCAACTGGTTCTAAAAACCATTTTTAATGGAAAACCTATCCATTTGATCTGCGGAGTTGATAGGCGTAAAAACAGAGAACTCGCAGTTGCTGTTTATGATTTTATCAGCGAACGTTCAGCGGCGGGTAGGAAAGTTCCTTTGCAAATTTGGCGGTTAATGGGCGACTTTCTAGATGTTTCGAGTTTTGAAAAAATCAGTGTTTTATTTTCCTCTGAAAATAAAGAAGAAAGGGAAGTTGCTGCGCTTGTTTGTTCTGAATCTAAAGATCCAAAATTTCGATCTTTACTATCAAAGTTCCCAGATCTAGAATTATCTATACAAAAGGGAGAGTTGGATTGGTCTAAACTAGAGTCCATTCCCGAATAA
- a CDS encoding DUF1415 domain-containing protein translates to MPTERPIDNEEEILKKTKNWILKSVIGLNLCPFAKPTFQSNTIRYVISDSKTEKDLLFHLESELQYLKETDPKITETTLLLHPYVLEDFLDQNDFLNDVDLLLNQLDLEGIIQIANFHPHFQFAGKTYDDITNFVGRSPYQTLHLLREDSISRIVDSHPNIDSIIENNRKTLKKLGHLGWKELEL, encoded by the coding sequence ATGCCCACAGAAAGACCCATAGACAATGAAGAAGAGATTCTAAAAAAAACCAAAAACTGGATTTTAAAATCTGTGATTGGGCTAAACCTCTGTCCCTTCGCAAAGCCTACTTTTCAATCCAATACTATTCGTTATGTTATCAGCGATTCAAAAACGGAAAAAGATTTACTCTTCCATCTAGAATCCGAATTACAATATTTAAAAGAGACTGACCCTAAAATCACAGAAACTACATTACTTCTCCATCCTTATGTTTTAGAGGACTTTTTAGATCAAAATGATTTTTTAAACGATGTTGATCTTCTCTTAAATCAATTGGATCTGGAAGGGATCATCCAAATTGCAAATTTCCATCCACACTTTCAATTTGCCGGAAAAACCTATGACGACATAACTAATTTCGTAGGTCGATCCCCTTATCAAACATTGCACTTGTTACGTGAAGATAGCATCAGCCGAATAGTCGACTCTCATCCAAATATTGACAGTATTATTGAGAACAACAGGAAAACTTTAAAGAAATTAGGACATTTAGGTTGGAAGGAATTAGAACTCTAA